tttatcagtaatttaactaaaaatttataaaaaaaaaaataaaattttattcctaactttaaaattaaataaattaataattaccttCAAACGAACCATGCTTGCTGCAATCAAATGCCACAAGCGCTCCAATAAGTATCAAAAGAATAAATGAACCCTTAGTCCATGGGAAGGATCTGCCTTTTTTTGCTGAtgctgacatttttttaattagatccttaaaataaaatattaaaaaattaataaattatttcacatAGAaactatttgttttttttttaagtataatttctaaaaaaagtgatagaaaatttttcacagtATACCTTTATAACACTTATTATTCATTCAAgcttcttataaaaataattattattatttattactattattattattattattattatttttattatagacAGTAAGTAATCCgatgactaaaaaaattgtaggcTAACAGAAAGCCGAGTATGTGGTCAGtgcaataaataaactaatagaaaaaaaatgacaatgaGTCGGTCGTCACTGGCACAGCCGACAGCAGCAAGCAAAGAGGAAAGAGCAGGGGGCCAAGCTCAAAACTAAATGTATCGATCGATATTTGTGTCCCTCCCTTGTTAGTTCACATTCACAGAAATGAAATACCTGTTTTATTTCCAGTTTATACTTcacttattttactaaaatttttatgatttttcttttgttgtttaaataaattattagccTTGATTTTAAGCTGTCTAACCTTTAACGTTAGTGTTTTCGacaccataaaaaaaaaaaaaaaaaaaaaaatagcgagtacaaacataaaattaccggaaatatttctatcctttactaaattttttttaatacacaattgtaaattataattattattatttttaccttTGATCCGTAATATTTACATACCTCAATTCGGTTCGTGCAATGTTTGAcaagcttttatttttttttactatacaaattttttggagtCGAAAATTTGATGTGAAATTATGCGTTTAAGtattataaaagttaaattatattggtttgatttatttaatttaatttaatttattactaatgTAAGTGTTAATTTGTATACTTTACTTTTAACGAGTAATACGACGCAGTAATGTGTTGAATCAGTTTAATTGATGTTGACTACTGGACTATACTATGTTCTAATCTGGATATTATATAGAGACAAGTACGACTGGATAAAAGTATAGTACGTAGTACCTGCCGGTAGGTTTGTTACACCGAATAATTTACTAAGGACGAATGCCAACAGCTGATGTGACAAAGTTTGTTTCacggtaaaaaaataatttaaaaccgGTATGCcgttttctatttttaagtttataaaaaaggtataaataaattaagagaTATTTGGTTTCTTTTTgtccaattaattttttactatttttttggagagtttttttgaattgaacACGATTCTGCGCAGATCAGCTGGATAATTGAAGACCAATCAACGAAATAAGAGATTAGGGGTTGCAGTCAACTAGTCAGACTGACAACATtccgaattaataaattactagaacttagaaagtaaatattaaatgtaatttaaaataattaattttacaaattttaaaattccgaaaaatataatcttaaataaagaaaaaactaaagctatattaatagaatctttcaaagtcacaaagtctcaataaattaaaaaacataacgAAAATTTATACGCCAAAATGAATGAACAGACGAACACTCATTTagccgaaaaatgtaaataattttatatttagattagaaattttttttaattaattattttaattaattttattttaatttacaagcatgCATGGAAAACACTCAAATTTCATGATTGTAAAGGTGGAAcagctaagaaaaatttccaattttttggatGAGTAATTTTCGGCCGAATCATTATTCGGATAGATGAATAGTCGGATAAATATACGTCGAAACAACCCTTTTtcgaaatcaaattaattttaactcttgaggaatataagatttatatttacttttattcgaTAACCcggtgttttataatttacaaaattttttttcggctgGTATTCTATTTAAGAGCggttgatagttgattttcgAACGAGTTTTGCTCatgaataagataaaattttgaaaaaaacgctttgctcttcgatagataattaaattatctatcgaagagcgaagcgcttttttagaaaatgttcatttatttatgcataaaatgcgttttaagattccataagttgtacaagtatgacagagatactttcgtttgtccaatagagggcgagagagagaaaaaatgtaaacccttcttaagctaatgtattttataaactttgaatgtagcggaattttaaattttctagagttttaataatttggaaTGTTGTCGATCTGACTGGTTGACCGCAACCCGAGATCAGGTGTTCAACTATTATTGGAACAAATGCAAATGAAAttaaagagagaaatttttgtttaccTAAAAGTagacttttataattatttaaaaataatttttatgatataaaattaaaatttaactgtcattttacaattttttaattttttttaacaaacaaacttgttccaaaaaattatttttaaaaaattgcatttttaatttaaaatttctacatgtcaattttttttgccatgatttatttgttaaaaaaatttctaaaattatcaaatatctgctaaattaattttcaaataatttttcttataacaattattttaatttatgatactgaagctAGCAGACATcagctgttaattttttaaattcttataataaataaattctaataataaaaatacttttaaaatttccaccagaaattttctttaattttcacttttagaattttttttattaaatttttttcataataatttaatttccattaaattataaaaaaatttctaatatctgtcaactttaattaattttttaatgtcaaatttatttatcaattattatactaaaaatatgagaataatgataatatttaatttttttataattaacttgctccaaaaaataaaaataatgaaatctctactttcagtatcattaattCACCCATCAAGATAAAATTACACGCTTGAATAAAAACATTCCAACTAGATCAATAACACAATCCTCGacacaaataattatttatatttacctGAGATTTCTTTTGACAAGCCAGCATCAAAAAgtcttctttatttttcttcgGCTTCACTTCAGTCACTTGGAAGACACTAAGAGTTTGTTTAAGCAATTTAGCATCTACTTCCGAACGAATTGAAGCCCAATCGTCcgctaattataaaaaaaaatacattaaatttagttaaCCTTTGTTTTCGATAAGATAAGATGACCTCGTCAATCACCATCACTACTTTCTTCCAATATTTTTAGTCTTGCTCAAGTTTAACTATCATTATTtgaataacaacaacaataagaTTCATAATGACTAATGAGATGATTAATGAGACGtcttattatcattaatattaataataataataataaaaagaaattattactGAGTTGCTTGATTAGCAGTTCGGATTGATAAAGACGTTTTGAATGCATTTTGTTCCACGATGACAAACTACGACTGTCCTTGGCTATACAAAGGACAAGTATCCTTAATaattcttccatgtaaagaggaTTTGTTTTAGTATTTATTCTATCTAttgtattttcaaataatgatTTGACATCTATTTTATCGGTTTGAATTACTGTTtcctaaaataaaatgaataacaaGTTAATATCATCATATTCATCAGctatacactgagaaaaaaaatttcggtaaatatttacaagtggaaTCCACCATCttaaccctagactggtcaACGTATGAGCGTGACGCCGcgctcaattatattttttttattacatcttcaatatttactaaaattatccaaaaaaatccttgaacattttagaataaattaataatttttcaaacatctTCGAAGACGTTAaattggtgaaaaaaaatttcttaaaaaaatttgtggcAATTCGCGGGGCTTTTCTCATCACTTGACCGAAGTCGTTAGTTAGGTCGCGTTTGTTGACCAGTCGgattaatttacattttttagaacgaaatttctgtttgattttattgatatattttgttttgaaaaatacataaaaaaatgcacttaaaaaaaaaaaagttgactatcacaattttaacaaattttcaaaaaaatttataaattttttagaaaattgtgatatttaacttttttttttttaattgttcgttttgtgtgtacttttcaaaaaaaaaatttatcaaaaaaagataaaatagaaattttatccaaaaacacgagccaaaattttttccaacttttgaaggcaaaaaagctatcaaaatctttatttttttctttcacgatattttttatcataaatgcaccgtaaaaacaagcagaataaaaaaaataaaaaatgttaatttttcacctagttatggCCCTAAATggggttgaccccacttgtgaataattaccaaaatttcttttgaaaatatGGAGCATtgttataacaaaaaattaattagtggaaaattttaaacaattctatttcttagctgaagaaatcaaaatatttgtcacagtaacttttatttgaataaaattttttttttgtttggaaaaaaaaatttcagatagacAACTTGCAAGTTTTGtgggaaaaattttgattttttcagttaagaaataaaattgttaagacttttcaataaaataatttcttattaactttaactatttaaattaaatagtaactTACCCTTAAAAATTGCAAACAACTGCTAACTTCTTTACTGAGAGAcgtatgaatattaattttaccagaacaaaagtcatcaacaatatttaaatacatatCAATAGtcaaactattatttatatttttgctatGAATAGTAAACATTTCTCTCAATATTTTAGTAACATGATACGCATAGTTTCTCGATTCGAGCATCGAAGCCATAACTTCGTGCCAGAGAGTCAATCcgacagttaaatttttttttccacccTGTGCAAGGACCCACAGTATCGCCAAGCcgatagattttttattttgatatgaATTCCGAAgacttatcaatttttcaatgttaCCACATGTGATCTCTGGGTGCATGAACGCCAATAAttggataaatattttacaaccaATACTCGATGAGCCAAACGCCATATTTTTCGCCATCAGCAGTAACGTATTCTCGTAAAAAAGTTGAGCCGTCTGTATGCCTACcgattttataactttttcaaaCGACGTACGTACGGCCTTTGTTATCAAACTTAATGGGTAAGTATCGGGTTTTGTTGCTGgtgttatttcttctttttccgAAATATTGGCATTTAAGTATGCTACTAAATCTTTCAGCCAAATTAATGGAGCATCAGGAAATTTAACACGatttgtttctattaattcatttatttggtcCACAGTaatctgtaaaaaataattttattttatttagagttGATTttgcgataaaaaaaaatcatacttaaaaaaaaaataaatatcaaatttcaATGCTGAATTATGTTTACAAAATATAcaaaggatttattaatactctgaaaaaacaagctaaaaaaataagaaaaaacattttaaaatacttacagCACTTTTTTCAACaggtttacttttttctttagGTTTTTgttgttgtaatttttttttattatcaacctGTGCATTTAATTTCTgttgttttttcttttcttcatTCTCTTTGGTCTTGTTATCCTTATCTTTTGGCATTTTGTTCTCCTTGTTGCCATTAAAGTTGTCATACAGCGTTTGAACTTGACTCAGTGGAACTAtcgagaaaaaaaacaatttttattatttgaatgaacATCAAAACCTTAGCGAAATagattaaaagtaattaaccgtaaaattaattaattaataaacattaaaaagaaACTAACCGTCACTTAAActctaaaatactcaataaaaaaaaatttatttaattcaaaattattatcataatataaaataacacttgaaattaataaatatgaataaaaaattataaatatcgcaaaatttaattcataaaaagtgaaacaTATGTGTAAATAAAACCGAATAATAAACATGTATGTACTTACGAAAATCTTCAACTTTCGGTgcattttcaataaattttttcttctcaacTTTAGTAAGTTTATTGTTTTTTCCAGAATTTTtatcctttttatttttagtaacaaGTTCCCATCCACTTgaagacatttttaaaataataaaatttatctattatttaataaaaaattaactaaagcAC
The sequence above is drawn from the Cotesia glomerata isolate CgM1 linkage group LG4, MPM_Cglom_v2.3, whole genome shotgun sequence genome and encodes:
- the LOC123264289 gene encoding transmembrane protein 214-A; amino-acid sequence: MSSSGWELVTKNKKDKNSGKNNKLTKVEKKKFIENAPKVEDFLPLSQVQTLYDNFNGNKENKMPKDKDNKTKENEEKKKQQKLNAQVDNKKKLQQQKPKEKSKPVEKSAITVDQINELIETNRVKFPDAPLIWLKDLVAYLNANISEKEEITPATKPDTYPLSLITKAVRTSFEKVIKSVGIQTAQLFYENTLLLMAKNMAFGSSSIGCKIFIQLLAFMHPEITCGNIEKLISLRNSYQNKKSIGLAILWVLAQGGKKNLTVGLTLWHEVMASMLESRNYAYHVTKILREMFTIHSKNINNSLTIDMYLNIVDDFCSGKINIHTSLSKEVSSCLQFLRETVIQTDKIDVKSLFENTIDRINTKTNPLYMEELLRILVLCIAKDSRSLSSWNKMHSKRLYQSELLIKQLTDDWASIRSEVDAKLLKQTLSVFQVTEVKPKKNKEDFLMLACQKKSQDLIKKMSASAKKGRSFPWTKGSFILLILIGALVAFDCSKHGSFEASTTGRLMRTSGVVGYGQKAWSSTKSYSNKGLAYLEASYPDYYKTASTWGRQYAKLTGDFYLVGRNFVFKLYNNTAEFVEQKKPIVVDSIEHYFPGWLATVQKFGSKQLELTKKYSADASDFIVTQSTTFIRWLETSVFVGKMSPENIRGYATQAVESTQAFASQAYDVVYEKVQTLLKVQ